A single Candoia aspera isolate rCanAsp1 chromosome 9, rCanAsp1.hap2, whole genome shotgun sequence DNA region contains:
- the LOC134502547 gene encoding placenta-expressed transcript 1 protein-like: MAWLKLTIQLFFLGVSLVSPAYFQQPPCEIVKKTVARGSFKLDVEPLYYEPGEIYTVSISGAQNATSVILQIVPPEHTFGGLWEEENRLVSCSAMESVMQKNFSGPGTMTRWISPSAPSTGSAQIRAFVSFANGTTLLQTKTVEGELVASRSSSVPQPTSSTPKPAVHNNPTDGHLHINSTVVHHNFASSHQWTKNPHSSVSVAQASSFLLAIMQLLSVSLGYKLLA, translated from the exons ATGGCTTGGCTCAAGCTCACAATACAGCTCTTCTTCCTCGGGGTCTCGCTGGTTTCACCCGCTTACTTCCAACAGCCCCCCTGCGAGATTGTCAAGAAGACGGTGGCACGAGGCTCCTTCAAGCTGGACGTGGAACCTCTTTATTACGAGCCGGGGGAAATCTATACAG tATCTATTAGCGGAGCACAGAATGCCACCTCGGTTATCTTACAAATTGTGCCTCCTGAGCACACTTTTGGGGGCCTGTGGGAAGAGGAAAACCGACTGGTCAGCTGCAGTGCCATGGAAAGCGTGATGCAGAAAAACTTCTCCGGCCCTGGCACCATGACCCGCTGGATTTCCCCAAGCGCTCCCAGCACTGGATCTGCGCAAATAAG GGCCTTCGTCTCCTTTGCCAACGGGACCACCCTGCTGCAGACCAAGACCGTGGAAGGAG AGTTGGTCGCCTCAAGGTCATCCTCGGTCCCCCAGCCAACCAGCAGCACCCCCAAGCCAGCTGTTCACAACAACCCTACTGACGGTCACCTCCACATCAACTCCACTGTAGTCCACCATAATTTTGCATCTTCCCACCAGTGGACAAAAAATCCACACAGTTCAGTCTCTGTGGCCCAAGCCAGTTC